The Brassica napus cultivar Da-Ae chromosome C7, Da-Ae, whole genome shotgun sequence genome has a segment encoding these proteins:
- the LOC106410213 gene encoding uncharacterized protein slr1919-like isoform X1 — translation MRNVVVALRRHRRVSLFQRVVASRDDQPICSKLVGYISRGKDGELGRRTNTWISPFYLQHRTYSTEFTSVHGGRPTAEYAKLRRESLETEFGQALGAYSSKSFSAVYRFGPFLALYRAAIISFYVVKLTFWQLFVQDMRKRAVKFRETLISLGPFYIKLGQALSTRADILPSIYCQELSKLQDQIPPFPNSVAMRCIEEQLGAPVSKLFADISPKPVAAASLGQVYKAHLHSGQLVAVKVQRPGMSLSLTRDALLFHMIGGQLKRFAKARKDLLVAVNEMVRHMFDEIDYVREAKNAERFASLYSFDSANDQVNDNAAPRNMSKNHRAENIKVPKIYWNFTRTAVLTMEWVDGIKLTDEIKLKRASLDRRDLIDQGLSCSLKQLLEVGFFHADPHPGNLVASKEGSLVYFDFGMMGNIPRHYRVGLIQILVHFVNRDSLSLANDFLSLGFLPEGVDIQAVSNALRSSFGSSTRISQDFQGVMEQLYDVMYDFNFSLPPDYALVIRSLGSLEGTAKILDPEFKVIESAYPFVIGRLLADPSPDMRKILRELVICNDGSIRWNRLERLVAAISEQASVTSGDSPEDKTLKKSSELKSFDMHSVVSATEDLLLFILSEKGQRVRVFLLQDIIRVVDIFLEEGVLDLNMKKKQTINLRDEGTMKRVSNGFKCVSEAVKLAPGMWTAMLLRMSRKPEVHSYALDIVSALCTHLGQKMPNNCWILFSKLLHHNKKSQ, via the exons ATGAGGAATGTCGTCGTTGCTCTCCGCCGTCACCGCCGTGTCTCGCTGTTCCAGAGAG TTGTAGCTTCACGTGATGACCAACCTATTTGCTCCAAGCTTGTGGGATACATATCGAGAGGAAAGGATGGTGAACTTGGAAGACGGACTAATACATGGATTTCACCATTTTACTTGCAACACAGAAC GTATTCGACCGAATTCACCAGCGTTCATGGTGGAAGACCTACGGCAGAGTATGCAAAGTTGCGGAGAGAATCCCTTGAAACCGAATTTGGACAAGCTCTTGGAGCGTATAGCTCGAAAAGTTTCTCTGCAGTGTATCGTTTTGGCCCCTTTTTGGCGCTATATAGAGCTGCGATCATTTCGTTCTATGTGGTGAAGCTTACCTTTTGGCAGCTGTTTGTTCAGGATATGAGGAAACGGGCTGTCAAG TTCCGTGAGACTCTTATCAGCTTGGGGCCTTTCTACATTAAG CTCGGACAGGCGCTGAGCACAAGAGCAGACATATTACCCTCTATTTATTGTCAGGAGCTTTCAAAATTGCAG GATCAGATTCCTCCATTTCCAAATAGCGTTGCCATGCGATGTATTGAAGAGCAACTGGGTGCTCCAGTGTCAAAACTTTTTGCCGATATCAGTCCTAAGCCTGTTGCTGCTGCATCTCTGGGCCAGGTATACAAAG CTCATCTGCATTCTGGACAGTTGGTAGCTGTGAAGGTTCAGAGACCTGGAATGTCACTCTCACTAACACGTGATGCGCTCTTATTCCATATGATCGGGGGACAACTCAAACGATTTGCAAAAGCCCGTAAGGATCTTTTGGTAGCAGTGAATGAAATG GTCAGGCATATGTTTGATGAAATAGATTACGTTCGAGAGGCAAAAAATGCAGAACGATTTGCTTCTCTATACTCTTTCGATTCAG CGAATGATCAGGTTAATGATAACGCTGCACCTAGGAATATGTCCAAGAATCACAGAGCAGAGAACATTAAAGTCCCTAAAATATACTGGAATTTTACACGCACCGCGGTTCTCACAATGGAATGGGTCGATGGCATAAAACTAACAGATGAAATTAAGCTGAAAAGGGCTTCTCTTGATAGAAGGGACTTGATCGATCAG GGCCTATCATGCTCGTTAAAGCAGCTGCTTGAGGTTGGATTCTTTCATGCTGATCCGCACCCAGGAAATCTTGTGGCTTCTAAAGAAGGGTCTCTTGTTTATTTCGACTTCGGGATGATGGGGAATATCCCACGTCATTACCGTGTGGGACTTATTCAAATT CTGGTGCATTTTGTCAACCGTGACTCTCTAAGTTTGGCAAATGATTTCCTTTCATTGGGTTTTTTACCTGAAGGAGTCGATATACAAGCAGTTTCAAATGCTTTACGTTCTTCTTTTGGTTCTAGTACAAGAATTTCACAAGATTTCCAG GGGGTTATGGAACAACTGTATGATGTTATGTACGACTTCAATTTCTCACTGCCTCCAGATTATGCTCTTGTGATAAGATCCCTTGGTTCACTAGAAGGTACTGCAAAGATTCTTGATCCAGAGTTCAAAGTGATAGAGAGCGCGTATCCATTTGTGATCGGGAGGCTATTAGCAGATCCAAGCCCAGATATGAGGAAGATTCTAAGGGAACTTGTCATTTGTAACGATGGATCAATAAGGTGGAATCGGCTTGAACGCTTG GTAGCAGCGATATCCGAACAGGCTTCTGTGACATCTGGAGATTCTCCAGAAGACAAAACGTTGAAGAAATCATCAGAACTGAAATCATTCGACATGCATTCAGTAGTTTCCGCGACAGAAGATCTGCTATTGTTCATATTGTCAGAGAAAGGGCAGAGAGTTCGGGTCTTCCTTCTTCAGGACATAATCAGAGTGGTTGATATATTCCTGGAAGAAGGGGTTCTTGATCTgaacatgaagaagaagcaaaccATCAATCTTAGG GACGAAGGGACGATGAAAAGAGTGAGCAATGGTTTCAAATGTGTGAGCGAGGCCGTGAAGCTTGCACCAGGAATGTGGACAGCAATGCTTCTTCGGATGTCAAGGAAGCCTGAGGTTCACAGTTATGCTTTAGATATAGTTTCTGCACTGTGTACACATTTAGGCCAGAAAATGCCTAACAATTGTTGGATCCTTTTCTCCAAACTGCTCCATCACAACAAGAAGAgccaataa
- the LOC106410213 gene encoding uncharacterized protein slr1919-like isoform X2, whose translation MRNVVVALRRHRRVSLFQRASRDDQPICSKLVGYISRGKDGELGRRTNTWISPFYLQHRTYSTEFTSVHGGRPTAEYAKLRRESLETEFGQALGAYSSKSFSAVYRFGPFLALYRAAIISFYVVKLTFWQLFVQDMRKRAVKFRETLISLGPFYIKLGQALSTRADILPSIYCQELSKLQDQIPPFPNSVAMRCIEEQLGAPVSKLFADISPKPVAAASLGQVYKAHLHSGQLVAVKVQRPGMSLSLTRDALLFHMIGGQLKRFAKARKDLLVAVNEMVRHMFDEIDYVREAKNAERFASLYSFDSANDQVNDNAAPRNMSKNHRAENIKVPKIYWNFTRTAVLTMEWVDGIKLTDEIKLKRASLDRRDLIDQGLSCSLKQLLEVGFFHADPHPGNLVASKEGSLVYFDFGMMGNIPRHYRVGLIQILVHFVNRDSLSLANDFLSLGFLPEGVDIQAVSNALRSSFGSSTRISQDFQGVMEQLYDVMYDFNFSLPPDYALVIRSLGSLEGTAKILDPEFKVIESAYPFVIGRLLADPSPDMRKILRELVICNDGSIRWNRLERLVAAISEQASVTSGDSPEDKTLKKSSELKSFDMHSVVSATEDLLLFILSEKGQRVRVFLLQDIIRVVDIFLEEGVLDLNMKKKQTINLRDEGTMKRVSNGFKCVSEAVKLAPGMWTAMLLRMSRKPEVHSYALDIVSALCTHLGQKMPNNCWILFSKLLHHNKKSQ comes from the exons ATGAGGAATGTCGTCGTTGCTCTCCGCCGTCACCGCCGTGTCTCGCTGTTCCAGAGAG CTTCACGTGATGACCAACCTATTTGCTCCAAGCTTGTGGGATACATATCGAGAGGAAAGGATGGTGAACTTGGAAGACGGACTAATACATGGATTTCACCATTTTACTTGCAACACAGAAC GTATTCGACCGAATTCACCAGCGTTCATGGTGGAAGACCTACGGCAGAGTATGCAAAGTTGCGGAGAGAATCCCTTGAAACCGAATTTGGACAAGCTCTTGGAGCGTATAGCTCGAAAAGTTTCTCTGCAGTGTATCGTTTTGGCCCCTTTTTGGCGCTATATAGAGCTGCGATCATTTCGTTCTATGTGGTGAAGCTTACCTTTTGGCAGCTGTTTGTTCAGGATATGAGGAAACGGGCTGTCAAG TTCCGTGAGACTCTTATCAGCTTGGGGCCTTTCTACATTAAG CTCGGACAGGCGCTGAGCACAAGAGCAGACATATTACCCTCTATTTATTGTCAGGAGCTTTCAAAATTGCAG GATCAGATTCCTCCATTTCCAAATAGCGTTGCCATGCGATGTATTGAAGAGCAACTGGGTGCTCCAGTGTCAAAACTTTTTGCCGATATCAGTCCTAAGCCTGTTGCTGCTGCATCTCTGGGCCAGGTATACAAAG CTCATCTGCATTCTGGACAGTTGGTAGCTGTGAAGGTTCAGAGACCTGGAATGTCACTCTCACTAACACGTGATGCGCTCTTATTCCATATGATCGGGGGACAACTCAAACGATTTGCAAAAGCCCGTAAGGATCTTTTGGTAGCAGTGAATGAAATG GTCAGGCATATGTTTGATGAAATAGATTACGTTCGAGAGGCAAAAAATGCAGAACGATTTGCTTCTCTATACTCTTTCGATTCAG CGAATGATCAGGTTAATGATAACGCTGCACCTAGGAATATGTCCAAGAATCACAGAGCAGAGAACATTAAAGTCCCTAAAATATACTGGAATTTTACACGCACCGCGGTTCTCACAATGGAATGGGTCGATGGCATAAAACTAACAGATGAAATTAAGCTGAAAAGGGCTTCTCTTGATAGAAGGGACTTGATCGATCAG GGCCTATCATGCTCGTTAAAGCAGCTGCTTGAGGTTGGATTCTTTCATGCTGATCCGCACCCAGGAAATCTTGTGGCTTCTAAAGAAGGGTCTCTTGTTTATTTCGACTTCGGGATGATGGGGAATATCCCACGTCATTACCGTGTGGGACTTATTCAAATT CTGGTGCATTTTGTCAACCGTGACTCTCTAAGTTTGGCAAATGATTTCCTTTCATTGGGTTTTTTACCTGAAGGAGTCGATATACAAGCAGTTTCAAATGCTTTACGTTCTTCTTTTGGTTCTAGTACAAGAATTTCACAAGATTTCCAG GGGGTTATGGAACAACTGTATGATGTTATGTACGACTTCAATTTCTCACTGCCTCCAGATTATGCTCTTGTGATAAGATCCCTTGGTTCACTAGAAGGTACTGCAAAGATTCTTGATCCAGAGTTCAAAGTGATAGAGAGCGCGTATCCATTTGTGATCGGGAGGCTATTAGCAGATCCAAGCCCAGATATGAGGAAGATTCTAAGGGAACTTGTCATTTGTAACGATGGATCAATAAGGTGGAATCGGCTTGAACGCTTG GTAGCAGCGATATCCGAACAGGCTTCTGTGACATCTGGAGATTCTCCAGAAGACAAAACGTTGAAGAAATCATCAGAACTGAAATCATTCGACATGCATTCAGTAGTTTCCGCGACAGAAGATCTGCTATTGTTCATATTGTCAGAGAAAGGGCAGAGAGTTCGGGTCTTCCTTCTTCAGGACATAATCAGAGTGGTTGATATATTCCTGGAAGAAGGGGTTCTTGATCTgaacatgaagaagaagcaaaccATCAATCTTAGG GACGAAGGGACGATGAAAAGAGTGAGCAATGGTTTCAAATGTGTGAGCGAGGCCGTGAAGCTTGCACCAGGAATGTGGACAGCAATGCTTCTTCGGATGTCAAGGAAGCCTGAGGTTCACAGTTATGCTTTAGATATAGTTTCTGCACTGTGTACACATTTAGGCCAGAAAATGCCTAACAATTGTTGGATCCTTTTCTCCAAACTGCTCCATCACAACAAGAAGAgccaataa
- the LOC106410214 gene encoding probable protein phosphatase 2C 71, translating to MGYKDLVLSYSNKMRVVEAPASGGGISQNEKFSYGYASSAGKRSSMEDFFETRIDGIDGEIVGLFGVFDGHGGAAAAEYLKRHLFSNLITHPNFISDTKSAIADAYNHTDSELLKSENNHTIDAGSTASTAILVRDRLLVANVGDSRAVICRAGTAFAVSRDHKPDQSDERERIENAGGFVMWAGTWRVGGVLAVSRSFGDRLLKEYVIADPEIQEEKIDDSLEFLILASDGLWDVFSNEEAVEVVKEVEDPEESTKKLVGEAIKRGSADNITCVVVRFLESKNAHTKADASSTQEIATNGQTVVTSDAEHNVSANETNQDHTAVLRDLDRNAENESLNQKPIAAGRSVSSEENTSAGETNQVPNAVHRGSEPKSSSKQPSQGYITVHNNMDESVANQKPVIAEKKAIAATNTTSSEQSGSIGENNQKPTAVHSDSATSKSSNVNSNH from the exons ATGGGATATAAGGACTTGGTACTGTCGTATTCGAATAAGATGCGGGTTGTTGAAGCCCCAGCAAGTGGAGGCGGTATCAG CCAGAACGAAAAGTTTAGCTATGGGTATGCGAGCTCCGCTGGAAAGAGATCATCCATGGAAGACTTTTTCGAAACAAGAATCGACGGTATCGATGGAGAAATCGTTGGTCTCTTTGGAGTCTTTGATG GACATGGAGGAGCCGCAGCAGCTGAGTATTTGAAGCGTCATCTTTTCAGCAATCTTATCACTCATCCTAACTTCATTTCCGACACCAAATCTGCCATAG CTGATGCCTATAATCATACAGACTCTGAACTTCTCAAGTCAGAAAATAATCACACTATAGACGCTGGTTCAACCGCGTCTACTGCTATTCTCGTTCGTGATCGCTTACTTGTTGCAAACGTTGGTGATTCCAGAGCTGTTATCTGTAGAGCCGGAACTG CCTTTGCTGTGTCAAGAGACCATAAACCTGATCAAAGCGATGAGCGTGAACGCATTGAGAATGCTGGTGGTTTTGTCATGTGGGCTG GGACTTGGAGAGTTGGAGGAGTTCTTGCAGTTTCTCGTTCCTTTGGTGATCGACTTCTGAAAGAGTATGTTATTGCTGACCCTGAGATTCAG GAAGAGAAGATTGATGACTCTCTTGAGTTTCTGATCCTTGCCAGCGATGGACTTTGGGATGTTTTCTCTAATGAG GAAGCTGTTGAAGTGGTGAAAGAGGTTGAAGATCCAGAGGAGTCAACCAAGAAACTTGTGGGAgaagcaataaagagaggaAGTGCTGACAATATTACATGTGTAGTCGTACGTTTCCTGGAGAGCAAGAATGCTCATACCAAAGCAGATGCCAGCTCAACCCAGGAAATAGCAACCAACGGCCAAACCGTAGTTACAAGTGATGCGGAACACAATGTCTCAGCCAATGAAACCAATCAAGACCATACCGCAGTACTCAGAGACTTGGACCGCAATGCTGAAAATGAAAGCCTGAACCAAAAGCCAATTGCAGCTGGAAGAAGCGTTTCTTCAGAAGAGAATACTTCAGCAGGGGAAACGAATCAAGTTCCAAACGCAGTTCACCGCGGCTCAGAGCCTAAGAGCTCCTCCAAGCAACCTTCCCAAGGTTACATCACAGTGCACAACAATATGGACGAGAGCGTTGCTAATCAGAAGCCTGTCATAGCTGAGAAAAAGGCGATTGCAGCAACCAACACCACCTCCTCAGAACAGAGCGGATCAATAGGTGAAAATAATCAAAAGCCAACCGCAGTTCACAGCGACTCCGCCACAAGCAAGTCAAGTAACGTCAACTCTAATCACTAA
- the LOC106410215 gene encoding zinc finger protein CONSTANS-LIKE 4-like isoform X2, translating into MASKLCDSCKSATAALYCRPDAAFLCLSCDSKVHAANKLASRHARVWMCEVCEQAPAHVTCKADAAALCVTCDRDIHSANPLARRHERVPVTPFYDSVSDSDGSATHAAVNFLDDCYFSDLDGNASREEEDEAASWLLPNPKTTTALAAAAEAVPGDSPEMNTGQQYLFPDLDLDYGTVDPKVETQEQNSSGTDGVVPVENRTVKVAAVNENCYELDFTGGSKGFTYGYNSISHSVSSSSLEVGVVPDGGSVADISYPYGGAATSVTDPGTQRAVPLTAAEREARVMRYREKRKNRKFEKTIRYASRKAYAEMRPRIKGRFAKRTDTSESNDVVVGHGGIFSGFGLVPTF; encoded by the exons atggcGTCTAAGCTCTGCGACTCATGCAAATCGGCGACGGCGGCGTTGTACTGCCGTCCAGACGCGGCGTTTCTATGCCTCAGCTGCGACTCGAAGGTCCACGCGGCGAACAAGCTCGCGTCGAGACACGCGCGCGTGTGGATGTGCGAAGTGTGCGAGCAAGCGCCAGCCCACGTCACGTGCAAGGCGGACGCGGCTGCTCTCTGCGTCACGTGCGACCGAGACATCCACTCCGCCAACCCCTTGGCGCGCCGCCACGAGCGCGTCCCCGTCACGCCTTTCTACGACTCCGTCTCCGACTCCGACGGCTCCGCCACGCACGCCGCCGTGAACTTTCTCGACGACTGTTACTTCTCCGATCTAGACGGGAACGCTAGCCgcgaggaagaggacgaggcTGCTTCGTGGCTGCTTCCGAATCCGAAGACGACGACGGCGCTGGCCGCAGCGGCCGAGGCGGTGCCGGGAGATAGCCCGGAGATGAACACTGGTCAGCAGTACCTGTTCCCGGATCTGGATCTAGATTACGGGACTGTTGATCCGAAGGTGGAGACGCAGGAGCAGAACAGCTCCGGCACCGACGGCGTGGTTCCGGTGGAGAATCGGACGGTTAAGGTAGCGGCGGTGAACGAGAACTGCTACGAACTTGACTTCACCGGAGGATCCAAAGGCTTCACTTACGGTTACAACTCCATCAGCCACAGC GTATCGTCATCCTCATTGGAAGTGGGAGTGGTGCCAGATGGTGGCTCAGTAGCTGACATTTCATACCCTTACGGTGGTGCTGCAACCAGTGTAACCGATCCGGGAACTCAGAGGGCAGTGCCGCTAACGGCAGCGGAGAGAGAGGCGAGAGTAATGAGGTAcagagagaagaggaagaacaggAAGTTCGAGAAGACGATAAGGTATGCTTCGAGGAAAGCGTATGCAGAGATGAGGCCGAGGATCAAGGGAAGGTTTGCGAAGCGGACGGATACGAGTGAGAGCAACGACGTGGTTGTTGGTCATGGCGGTATCTTTAGCGGGTTTGGACTTGTACCTACATTTTAG
- the LOC106410215 gene encoding zinc finger protein CONSTANS-LIKE 4-like isoform X1, whose product MASKLCDSCKSATAALYCRPDAAFLCLSCDSKVHAANKLASRHARVWMCEVCEQAPAHVTCKADAAALCVTCDRDIHSANPLARRHERVPVTPFYDSVSDSDGSATHAAVNFLDDCYFSDLDGNASREEEDEAASWLLPNPKTTTALAAAAEAVPGDSPEMNTGQQYLFPDLDLDYGTVDPKVETQEQNSSGTDGVVPVENRTVKVAAVNENCYELDFTGGSKGFTYGYNSISHSQVSSSSLEVGVVPDGGSVADISYPYGGAATSVTDPGTQRAVPLTAAEREARVMRYREKRKNRKFEKTIRYASRKAYAEMRPRIKGRFAKRTDTSESNDVVVGHGGIFSGFGLVPTF is encoded by the exons atggcGTCTAAGCTCTGCGACTCATGCAAATCGGCGACGGCGGCGTTGTACTGCCGTCCAGACGCGGCGTTTCTATGCCTCAGCTGCGACTCGAAGGTCCACGCGGCGAACAAGCTCGCGTCGAGACACGCGCGCGTGTGGATGTGCGAAGTGTGCGAGCAAGCGCCAGCCCACGTCACGTGCAAGGCGGACGCGGCTGCTCTCTGCGTCACGTGCGACCGAGACATCCACTCCGCCAACCCCTTGGCGCGCCGCCACGAGCGCGTCCCCGTCACGCCTTTCTACGACTCCGTCTCCGACTCCGACGGCTCCGCCACGCACGCCGCCGTGAACTTTCTCGACGACTGTTACTTCTCCGATCTAGACGGGAACGCTAGCCgcgaggaagaggacgaggcTGCTTCGTGGCTGCTTCCGAATCCGAAGACGACGACGGCGCTGGCCGCAGCGGCCGAGGCGGTGCCGGGAGATAGCCCGGAGATGAACACTGGTCAGCAGTACCTGTTCCCGGATCTGGATCTAGATTACGGGACTGTTGATCCGAAGGTGGAGACGCAGGAGCAGAACAGCTCCGGCACCGACGGCGTGGTTCCGGTGGAGAATCGGACGGTTAAGGTAGCGGCGGTGAACGAGAACTGCTACGAACTTGACTTCACCGGAGGATCCAAAGGCTTCACTTACGGTTACAACTCCATCAGCCACAGC CAGGTATCGTCATCCTCATTGGAAGTGGGAGTGGTGCCAGATGGTGGCTCAGTAGCTGACATTTCATACCCTTACGGTGGTGCTGCAACCAGTGTAACCGATCCGGGAACTCAGAGGGCAGTGCCGCTAACGGCAGCGGAGAGAGAGGCGAGAGTAATGAGGTAcagagagaagaggaagaacaggAAGTTCGAGAAGACGATAAGGTATGCTTCGAGGAAAGCGTATGCAGAGATGAGGCCGAGGATCAAGGGAAGGTTTGCGAAGCGGACGGATACGAGTGAGAGCAACGACGTGGTTGTTGGTCATGGCGGTATCTTTAGCGGGTTTGGACTTGTACCTACATTTTAG
- the LOC106364038 gene encoding protein GLUTAMINE DUMPER 5-like — translation MRNFPNITDHKMSTIVESQTRHPWRTPVPYLFGGLAAMLGLIAFALLLLACSYWSLSRRTDSEKPTETDEKVTAKVFEEKILVIMAGHNKPTFLATPVAAKTCVSSVECVIREGKEGQNGESTEIKGPSFSSDEETQ, via the coding sequence atGAGGAATTTTCCAAACATAACAGATCACAAGATGTCAACAATAGTGGAGTCTCAGACAAGGCATCCATGGCGTACACCAGTCCCTTACCTATTCGGTGGTTTAGCCGCGATGCTTGGACTCATAGCCTTTGCTCTCTTGTTACTCGCCTGCTCCTACTGGTCACTCTCACGGCGGACAGACAGCGAGAAACCGACGGAGACTGATGAAAAGGTAACTGCAAAGGTTTTCGAGGAGAAGATACTTGTGATCATGGCTGGACATAACAAACCAACCTTCTTGGCCACACCTGTCGCGGCCAAGACTTGCGTGTCAAGCGTAGAATGCGTAATTAGGGAGGGTAAAGAAGGGCAAAATGGAGAATCCACGGAAATAAAAGGGCCGTCGTTTTCTTCTGATGAAGAAACCCAGTGA
- the LOC106362631 gene encoding uncharacterized protein LOC106362631, with protein sequence MAKQGRKMRTRNTVSDSETSAIRNRSQHSANEDDKPDVAIVPPQKSTPHRVQPSGSHPAGIPSIDTTHSPYFLHSADQPGLVIANQKLDGLNYNNWHIAMRMSLDAKNKIGFVDGSLPRPAQDDPMFKIWSRCNSMVKSWLLNTVTQKIYDRILYYDDAVEMWNDLYSRFRVSNLPRKYQLEQSIAMLKQGSLDLSAYYTKKKTLWEQLSNTRITTARRCQCDHVKELMEEAETSRIIQFLMGLNENFANIRGQILNMKPRPSLTEIYNMLDQDESQRIVGSAQRTTNHHVAFQVQDTLTSEPNQVLLSQGSYHKVKCSYCSRLGHTIDKCYKKHGYPPGMFKGKKPNAVASTNMALTPSVNRIMVNMKKSLAINSLKINFCL encoded by the coding sequence ATGGCGAAGCAAGGAAGGAAGATGAGGACTCGTAACACCGTCTCTGACTCGGAGACCTCCGCGATACGGAACAGATCTCAACATTCCGCAAACGAAGACGACAAACCTGACGTTGCGATCGTTCCGCCGCAGAAATCAACACCTCACCGTGTTCAACCTTCTGGATCACATCCGGCTGGTATACCTTCCATTGACACTACTCATAGTCCGTATTTCTTGCATTCAGCTGATCAACCTGGTTTAGTCATCGCAAATCAGAAGTTAGATGGTTTGAACTATAACAACTGGCATATTGCGATGAGGATGAGCCTAGATGCTAAGAATAAAATTGGATTTGTGGATGGATCGTTACCAAGACCGGCTCAAGATGATCCTATGTTCAAGATTTGGAGTCGATGTAACAGTATGGTGAAATCGTGGCTACTTAACACTGTTACTCAGAAGATTTATGATAGAATCCTTTACTATGATGATGCTGTTGAGATGTGGAATGATCTTTACTCACGGTTTCGTGTTAGTAACCTTCCTCGCAAGTATCAGTTGGAGCAATCCATCGCGATGTTGAAGCAAGGATCTCTGGATTTGTCTGCTTACtatacgaagaagaagacgtTATGGGAGCAGCTGTCTAATACCAGAATCACTACAGCACGAAGATGTCAATGTGATCATGTAAAGGAGCTAATGGAGGAAGCAGAGACTAGTAGAATCATTCAGTTTCTCATGGGGCTCAATGAGAATTTCGCTAACATTCGTGGCCAAATCCTTAATATGAAGCCGCGACCGAGCCTCACTGAGATCTACAACATGCTTGACCAAGATGAGAGCCAGCGAATTGTAGGTTCAGCACAACGCACAACTAATCACCATGTTGCTTTCCAAGTCCAAGACACACTCACTTCAGAGCCTAATCAAGTACTTTTGTCTCAAGGGAGTTATCACAAAGTGAAGTGCTCTTACTGTTCTCGACTTGGACACACGATTGATAAATGCTACAAGAAGCATGGTTACCCCCCGGGAATGTTCAAAGGGAAGAAACCTAATGCTGTTGCCTCTACCAACATGGCTCTCACTCCGTCTGTCAACAGGATCATGGTCAACATGAAGAAGTCTCTTGCGAtcaactctctaaagatcaacttCTGTCTATGA